In Citrus sinensis cultivar Valencia sweet orange chromosome 2, DVS_A1.0, whole genome shotgun sequence, a single genomic region encodes these proteins:
- the LOC102623395 gene encoding protein ANTHESIS POMOTING FACTOR 1 isoform X1, translating into MATTSLAELDDETVRSMAMAAIFSDFGGKINSLDFHRKDDLLVTASDDDSVRLYDIVSAKLIKTTYHKKHGADCVCFTHHPSSVICSTKYNLDSTGESLRYLSMYDNRILRYFKGHKERVISLCMSPVNDSFMSGSLDHSVRIWDLRVNACQGILRLRGRPTVAFDQQGLVFAVAMEAGAIKLFDSRSYDKGPFDTFLVGGDTAEVCDIKFSNDGKSMLLTTTNNNIYVLDAYGGEKRCGFSLEPSPNTNTEATFTPDGQYVVSGSGDGTLHAWNINTRNEVACWNGNIGVVACLKWAPRRAMFVAASSVLSFWIPNPSSNSTDESTDPQATVKSDQV; encoded by the exons ATGGCGACGACGTCGCTCGCAGAACTCGATGATGAAACGGTGCGCAGCATGGCAATGGCTGCAATTTTCTCAGACTTT gGTGGGAAGATAAATTCACTTGACTTTCATCGAAAAGACGATTTATTGGTGACGGCTAGTGACGATGACTCTGTGCGACTTTATGATATTGTCAGTGCTAA GTTGATCAAGACCACGTACCACAAGAAACATGGTGCTGATTGTGTTTGCTTTACCCATCACCCAAGCTCTGTTATTTGCTCGACAAAATATAATCTTGATTCTACTGGAG AGTCTCTGCGGTATCTATCAATGTATGATAATCGAATTCTTCGCTACTTCAAAGGGCATAAGGAGAG GGTTATTTCTCTCTGCATGTCTCCAGTTAATGATAGCTTTATGTCTGGTTCTCTTGACCACAGCGTTAGAATATGGGATCTTCGTGTTAATGCTTGCCAG GGAATTTTACGTCTGCGTGGTAGACCTACAGTTGCATTTGATCAACAAGGCCTTGTCTTTGCGGTGGCAATGGAAGCGGGTGCTATCAAATTGTTTGACTCACGTTCCTACGACAAG GGTCCCTTTGACACATTTCTAGTAGGTGGGGATACAGCAGAGGTTTGTGATATTAAATTTAGCAATGATGGTAAATCAATGCTCTTGACAACCACAAATAACAACATTTATGTTCTTGACGCATATGGAGGAGAGAAG CGCTGTGGTTTCAGCTTGGAGCCATCCCCAAACACAAATACAGAAGCAACTTTTACACCAGATGGCCAGTATGTAGTCTCAG GATCAGGAGATGGAACTTTACACGCCTGGAATATCAACACACGGAATGAG GTGGCCTGCTGGAATGGTAATATAGGAGTAGTGGCATGCTTGAAGTGGGCTCCCCGTCGGGCAATGTTCGTTGCTGCTTCTTCAGTTCTCTCATTTTGGATACCCAATCCTTCTTCAAATTCAACTGATGAGTCTACGGATCCTCAGGCAACTGTAAAATCCGATCAAGTTTAG
- the LOC102623395 gene encoding protein ANTHESIS POMOTING FACTOR 1 isoform X2 — protein MTLCDFMILSVLRSIELVVDLMRVKVAGKQQGLIKTTYHKKHGADCVCFTHHPSSVICSTKYNLDSTGESLRYLSMYDNRILRYFKGHKERVISLCMSPVNDSFMSGSLDHSVRIWDLRVNACQGILRLRGRPTVAFDQQGLVFAVAMEAGAIKLFDSRSYDKGPFDTFLVGGDTAEVCDIKFSNDGKSMLLTTTNNNIYVLDAYGGEKRCGFSLEPSPNTNTEATFTPDGQYVVSGSGDGTLHAWNINTRNEVACWNGNIGVVACLKWAPRRAMFVAASSVLSFWIPNPSSNSTDESTDPQATVKSDQV, from the exons ATGACTCTGTGCGACTTTATGATATTGTCAGTGCTAA GGAGTATAGAGCTAGTTGTGGATTTGATGAGAGTTAAAGTTGCAGGAAAGCAGCAAGG GTTGATCAAGACCACGTACCACAAGAAACATGGTGCTGATTGTGTTTGCTTTACCCATCACCCAAGCTCTGTTATTTGCTCGACAAAATATAATCTTGATTCTACTGGAG AGTCTCTGCGGTATCTATCAATGTATGATAATCGAATTCTTCGCTACTTCAAAGGGCATAAGGAGAG GGTTATTTCTCTCTGCATGTCTCCAGTTAATGATAGCTTTATGTCTGGTTCTCTTGACCACAGCGTTAGAATATGGGATCTTCGTGTTAATGCTTGCCAG GGAATTTTACGTCTGCGTGGTAGACCTACAGTTGCATTTGATCAACAAGGCCTTGTCTTTGCGGTGGCAATGGAAGCGGGTGCTATCAAATTGTTTGACTCACGTTCCTACGACAAG GGTCCCTTTGACACATTTCTAGTAGGTGGGGATACAGCAGAGGTTTGTGATATTAAATTTAGCAATGATGGTAAATCAATGCTCTTGACAACCACAAATAACAACATTTATGTTCTTGACGCATATGGAGGAGAGAAG CGCTGTGGTTTCAGCTTGGAGCCATCCCCAAACACAAATACAGAAGCAACTTTTACACCAGATGGCCAGTATGTAGTCTCAG GATCAGGAGATGGAACTTTACACGCCTGGAATATCAACACACGGAATGAG GTGGCCTGCTGGAATGGTAATATAGGAGTAGTGGCATGCTTGAAGTGGGCTCCCCGTCGGGCAATGTTCGTTGCTGCTTCTTCAGTTCTCTCATTTTGGATACCCAATCCTTCTTCAAATTCAACTGATGAGTCTACGGATCCTCAGGCAACTGTAAAATCCGATCAAGTTTAG
- the LOC102623395 gene encoding protein ANTHESIS POMOTING FACTOR 1 isoform X3, whose translation MVLIVFALPITQALLFARQNIILILLESLCGIYQCMIIEFFATSKGIRRGLFLSACLQLMIALCLVLLTTALEYGIFVLMLASFQGILRLRGRPTVAFDQQGLVFAVAMEAGAIKLFDSRSYDKGPFDTFLVGGDTAEVCDIKFSNDGKSMLLTTTNNNIYVLDAYGGEKRCGFSLEPSPNTNTEATFTPDGQYVVSGSGDGTLHAWNINTRNEVACWNGNIGVVACLKWAPRRAMFVAASSVLSFWIPNPSSNSTDESTDPQATVKSDQV comes from the exons ATGGTGCTGATTGTGTTTGCTTTACCCATCACCCAAGCTCTGTTATTTGCTCGACAAAATATAATCTTGATTCTACTGGAG AGTCTCTGCGGTATCTATCAATGTATGATAATCGAATTCTTCGCTACTTCAAAGGGCATAAGGAGAG GGTTATTTCTCTCTGCATGTCTCCAGTTAATGATAGCTTTATGTCTGGTTCTCTTGACCACAGCGTTAGAATATGGGATCTTCGTGTTAATGCTTGCCAG TTTTCAGGGAATTTTACGTCTGCGTGGTAGACCTACAGTTGCATTTGATCAACAAGGCCTTGTCTTTGCGGTGGCAATGGAAGCGGGTGCTATCAAATTGTTTGACTCACGTTCCTACGACAAG GGTCCCTTTGACACATTTCTAGTAGGTGGGGATACAGCAGAGGTTTGTGATATTAAATTTAGCAATGATGGTAAATCAATGCTCTTGACAACCACAAATAACAACATTTATGTTCTTGACGCATATGGAGGAGAGAAG CGCTGTGGTTTCAGCTTGGAGCCATCCCCAAACACAAATACAGAAGCAACTTTTACACCAGATGGCCAGTATGTAGTCTCAG GATCAGGAGATGGAACTTTACACGCCTGGAATATCAACACACGGAATGAG GTGGCCTGCTGGAATGGTAATATAGGAGTAGTGGCATGCTTGAAGTGGGCTCCCCGTCGGGCAATGTTCGTTGCTGCTTCTTCAGTTCTCTCATTTTGGATACCCAATCCTTCTTCAAATTCAACTGATGAGTCTACGGATCCTCAGGCAACTGTAAAATCCGATCAAGTTTAG
- the LOC102623125 gene encoding oleosin 18.2 kDa, with protein sequence MAERDRPQPHQLQVHPQQHSKSLIGQRGAAAGGPSASKVLAVLAMLPLGGTFLALAGVTLTGTIIGLCVTTPLFIIFSPVIVPAAIVLALAVTGFLTSGAFGLTALSSLSWVLSILRQKTGSVPEMADQAKKRVAGIADYVGQKTKEVGQDIQSKVHEAGGKTGRT encoded by the coding sequence ATGGCTGAACGCGATCGCCCACAGCCACACCAGCTTCAAGTGCACCCACAACAGCACAGTAAGTCTCTTATTGGCCAAAGAGGAGCAGCAGCAGGAGGCCCTTCAGCAAGCAAAGTTCTTGCAGTTTTGGCCATGCTGCCCCTCGGTGGAACCTTTCTTGCTCTTGCCGGTGTCACGCTGACTGGAACCATCATCGGGCTTTGCGTCACCACTCCTCTTTTCATAATCTTCAGCCCCGTTATTGTCCCGGCAGCCATTGTTCTTGCTCTTGCAGTGACTGGGTTTTTAACGTCGGGGGCTTTCGGGCTGACGGCCTTGTCTTCGCTCTCGTGGGTCCTGAGCATATTGCGGCAGAAGACTGGGTCGGTGCCGGAGATGGCGGACCAGGCGAAGAAGCGGGTGGCGGGAATAGCGGATTATGTGGGCCAGAAGACTAAGGAAGTTGGGCAGGATATTCAGAGTAAGGTTCATGAAGCAGGAGGGAAGACGGGGAGGACATAA